GCTCCGTCCCTCACAGCTCTCTCGGCAGCCTTCCACAACAAATGGTTTGAATTGATGCAAATTCTGTAATTTTTTTAACATTCGTTAAATCGGGGGTTGTCATTTCTTATGTATGCCTTCCTCAAACAACTTTAACTACAGCTTGTGATAGTGGTCATTAGAAAAGATACACCAATACAAAAAGATTctgttgaaagaaaaaaaagttttgatgTATTTCCAACAGACTGTGTAAAATtcctcttgttttttgttttccagaCTCAGAATAACTGGCTTATCAGGGACCTCTCAAGTACAGTGGAGGGCACTTTCACTCGTGCCCCACCAGAAACACGTGCTCAGgacccctctcttccctttacCTTTCCACAGCCCAGTTTGTCAGCGTTCCAGCCTAAGCACcacatctctccacacacatcccccttcAACGGTGGCCCGCCATGCCCTCTCCAAAGCTCTCCCATATTATTGCCCAATGAGAGTAGGCAGCCGCGGAAGAAGAGTTCCACTGATCCTGACATGTGCGCACAATTATCATCAGACCAGCTCAGCTTCCAAAATGCCTTGAGCAACCAGCGCAACAAACTccattcatcccttcatcagCACCTCCCTGAAAACAAAGAGGGACACCGCCGTCTTATCTCCAGGACGAGTGGGAAAGGAGGGAAAAGTGCAATGTCACAGGGGGAAGGAACAGAGGCTGAGacgggaaagaaaagaaatggcaCTTCCTCCAGTAAACAAAAGGGTTCGAGGTAGGTAGGTTTCAGGATTGTGTCCTGCAGGTGTTCATATAAGTATATCCGTGGTGGGATATAATTATGAAATAATTTGATATTCCACATCATATTACTCCACATCAACCTACAATTCCAAATAAGACTTTGTAGTTTAtgaactaaaataaataaagaaatgacCTTCATATTCTTAAATTATCATGAAAAATGCCTGCTTTGATGAAACACAGATGATGTTttccaaaaatatatatatgttcatattGAAAACCGCAACATCCCACTCTTCGTGAGCAGGGTTTCAATCTTGGATTGAAAACGGATTGGAACAATGGAAAATGATGGCCGATACATTTGACCGTTATTTCTCTACTATTAACCATGGCTTATAGATTCATTTAGTTcaatttctgcagccctgctgTTACTACCACCCATAGTTTATTGGGTACAGACTGAGGACCGCATTGTTAATATCTGTCCAGTTGGTTAAATCAATGCCTGCTTATTATGGAATGAAACCCACAccgctgtgttgtgttttagacATGGAAGGCATGTGGATCATGCAGCCAGGCCTCACCCTGccatgggaggaagaggaggaggaggaggaggaggaggaggaggaggaggaggcccagaTGGCAAGAGGCATGGCAAGGAACGAAGACGGGAAGCTTTACCTTTCTCTCCCGTACACAGCACTCTTGGAATGGTCCGTATGACATGTCATTTTAGGGACGCTTTCCCCAGGACTTCTCCAATTCCATCATTttgcatatatactgtatgtatatatatatatatatatataattatgttTGATAACTGTATAGTGCCTTGCGTAAGTATTCGACCCCTTGGatattttacccttttattgcttttataaatcaatcatggtcaatataagttggttttttttgacaaaaaaaaatcacaaaaaagccctctttaatgtcagtgaaaacagatttctacacagtaattAAGCAATCACTTaagagactctgcatacaacaactgttgcccaggttcttcaccaatcaaagctttatggaagagagccactgttgaaaaaaaacctccactttggtctcatcagaccacagaagcttcttccacttgaccatggagtctcccacatgccttttggcgaactctagtcgatatttaatatgagttttttttcaacagtggctctcttccataaagctttgaatactgaccagtgaagGGACCTTCCAGACACCGGTGttgttatactacaatcacttgagacacatttaCGTAAACTCTGCTGTGTACCTCAAAATATATCATTATGTTTGATAACTGTATGTGTATCATTAATGATTAGAATTAGCAGCACCAGGACAATCAAAAGAAAAGTGCAAAAATATCATATGTTGGcacaaaatatatttttcactcttgtttgttttgttttaaaaatgtgaaatatttCAATTGGATCAATGGGAGAAAGTGGACATAAGGTATTCATTTGAGTAATACAAGGCTACTGGTGTCTGTAGATATACTAACAACATGGGATTTCCCatagacagggaaaaaaaacaccaaagcaAAGGCTGCCTAAAATTGTGTAGGCTTCAGTGTCAGTTCAAAAGTCTAGAAGTTCAAGCAGCCTTTCTTGTACTACTTCCCCCATTCTGATTTTTGTGTCTCAATGTCAACTCTACCTCAACTCAACCATGAGTGAATGCTTTTCTGCATTGAGGTGCTGCCACGTAAGAGCAGGTGTAAAGGTGTACCTAATAAAGTGGTCACTCGATGGATATCCTATAATATTTGCAGTGATATTTACACGGCTTGATCCAgtcctccatgtttttttttttttttcgtttttcaTTCCTTTTCTTCTGCCTCCATAGGTGGTCTCGGAAGTTCTTTTTCCTGATTCGGGATCCGCAGACACCTCCAGAATGTCAAGCCTCACTGACTCTTGTGAAGATACTCAACCATTTCCACCACAGACCTGTACCAATCCTCATAGCCTGCAGAGCCCTTCAGAGATCATTACTAAGCTTCTCAAGGAGGCAGAGGGTGAGCTGTACTTTTACCTATAGATCATGTTTTTAGGTTCAGCACTGTTTCATACTCTATGCATGCTACCTTGATTCGAACATGCAATGTACACCAATATTTATTGTCAGTGGATGAAACCCCTTCTCCAATGGTACATTGGAATCTAAAAACACAAGTTCACATATTATATTTGTAATTATTGAAGATTCTCTCAGATTCTATAGGTGAAATTTAGTCACAGTAGAAACGGTGTTGAAGATATCAGTGTCTGTGTAAATGCCACTGCACACTTTATACAGTGTAAATCAATGCCACAGCACACTTTATACAGTGTAAATCAATGCCACAGCACACTTATACAGTGTAAGTGTAAATGCCACAGCACACTTATACAGTGTAAGTGTAAATCAATGCCACTGCACACTTATACAGTGTAAGTGGGAAAATTCATGCAAGGGGTACCTTTCTTCAAATTGTCATTTAGTTCATTTTTGGTATTGGGTTCTGAAACATTATCTGCACCCATATCTGAGTGCGAGTATACATGATCAAAAGTTGGAGAAAAAGTGAGGGGTGATGTGATTGAGCATGGAATGACCATGCTGTGAAGTCTGGGAACCAGACCGGACCAAATCAAGACGCTCTAAATTCCTACTCTCTTCTGATCTGAAACTATTTTTCTCATTGATTTTGAACTGGAACATCAattaaatgaacaaataaagtGTTTATTTGATGAATTGTTTGACATGGTCTCATGAGTATATATGATGTGGTAGATTCAGATGAGCTGGAGTTTGAGGACGACCCCTTACTGCTGGTactgagagagcagagaggctgtgtgAAGCAACGCATATGGTAAGGACAGCATCCACATCCTAttggccgaaacacaccaaacgcgtttttaaaaacgggacgctagcaaatgcattgtttcctatggtacggcgcgccttgggggtgcgccttttctccgccacgcgttgcgtctttctagcgttttttagatgcgcttaaaagttgaactattctcaactttccagcgcaaggtgcggaagcgcaccgctcatcaatgtcacactcggcccaggcaggttgcgcacgcagctccgcttcctaggcgccgggcaaaacagcctggtgatcctgccactgttttgcccgccgcactttgccgaggcgtttttgaagcgtctgccgttttaaaaacgcgtttggtgtgtttcggccctaacACTGTTCCTTTATATCTGTGCACTTTTTACTTTCAGTACTTTCAGTCAGATATACAATACATTCAGTTCACTTTTCtcattcttttaaaaaaatatttgtgtttgtgttcagtgttgttGTAATCTtcttaaaatgtttcttttgtttttagcGAGATGGATATGTTGCTTGAAGCATGGCATGAAAAACAACCCCTCTGACATTTCAGAATCTCTCCAAATACACTCAATCCTGTATAATTTTAACttattgtaaataaattatgaaTGTTGAAAATGTTAACATTTTGTACCATACCTGAGTAGATatgtaatttgtttgtttatatgacTGTGGAAAAACTTAATACAAGCAACAAAGAAATGTAAGAGTCAGTCCTTTCATTTCAGACATGCTGTTTTGTGGAGGTGGAATATTAATTATAGTTAAGTAAACTGTAGTCAAAGCTTTGTATATTTTCATTAAAGTTACATTCACATCATCAGTTCAAACTGATTGGTATATTCAGTAGCCATCAAAAAACAATCATTTCTTACCTGATAGCATTGAAGTTTAAAAATAGATATCGTTCATATCCAATTAGTAGGAAACCATTCTGTAGTTCGGGCTTCTCAGTTTGGTTGCAATGAATAGTAAAGTACCAGTCTGAAGGTGGCTGGCTACTTAACTATTGCCTGAAGACTTACCATGACTGAAGACACAATACATAGCAGTGTCCTAAGTAGATACTCGTTGGCTACGATCTGAAGGAAAACGATTATCCTCATCCCTTCTCCAGACACGGCACTAAAGATGTTGTTGCCGATGGGGTGTGTGCGCTGTGGTTTTAAGAAAATGATTAGGCTGGTGACTGATATACTTGTCATCTAAAGAAGGGGTAACTCTTGATCTGACAGTCCTTTGTATACAGTCCTCAAGAGACGTGCTTGTTGGTTTTTCCTGGGCATGACATACTTGTCCAAGTCCGTCCAAGGTTACACTGAGATCACAGCACCCCTGGAGCTGACTGGAGCACCACACGGAAGTGTTTACCAACGTATTATTTTATTCTTACATCACAGTGTATTTTCTTTCCTTGTAAACAAAACACTAGTGGGGCTATCCTCAGATGAAATTGATAGGTTTGGAAATGGATCAGAGCATGTTTCAGAAACTGATGCTGGAGTCATGTTTCATTTCATAGAGCAGAAGATGGTGGAGTGCTGTATAATGAATCAAGCCACCCCCTCAGGCCTGTAGCAGAAGTGAAGAAACTGCCGCTAAGCCTCCTGGTGTTCGGTGTTTCTCTATTTGGGCACCACCTCTTGATGGTCGGGGACATTTCCATCCTCATCAGACTGCATTATAAGACAGTAACATGAAATGAACATTGTCACAGTGAAACATGCAATCGGGAATCagcatgtacagtacat
The DNA window shown above is from Clupea harengus chromosome 11, Ch_v2.0.2, whole genome shotgun sequence and carries:
- the proser3 gene encoding proline and serine-rich protein 3, which gives rise to MGGRGGGGGGGGGGGGGPDGKRHGKERRREALPFSPVHSTLGMVVSEVLFPDSGSADTSRMSSLTDSCEDTQPFPPQTCTNPHSLQSPSEIITKLLKEAEDSDELEFEDDPLLLVLREQRGCVKQRICEMDMLLEAWHEKQPL